The following proteins come from a genomic window of Megalobrama amblycephala isolate DHTTF-2021 linkage group LG1, ASM1881202v1, whole genome shotgun sequence:
- the lg1h16orf89 gene encoding UPF0764 protein C16orf89 homolog isoform X3, which yields MWFPFLVLIFLSSTIDLSKQDVIDNILMSLSKGITYFEMQGRNINLDGVVGYIILQEQLREATRTWPHSDFLSLSQRAAAVSMLKRLNKSLSTAVHALQETDHNYFKEWSSTDSSLVYTSVRSMECYDEHLSDKCMTLLLGTWKDNGTPCIVTKSCRDTMTQFGCPHYSLSHQLLYFMIGTMKGCSRMLNGDLRLSRVNITVEHYKRIFCSNMMKSNQDIFKNGLTGQMQDIFIENILLCGLVGFSDFYKLDWLQSILTWQDQEVGCFGKEEDISQVFEEFLDAPHNRVKRREKTLTDGCSSHMTGVAVSALGGFLNYYLSEQDITKRPLI from the exons ATGTGGTTTCCTTTCCTTGTACTTATTTTTCTCTCGTCTACAATTGATTTATCAAAGCAGGATGTGATTGATAACATACTTATGAGTTTATCCAAGGGAATCACATACTTTGAGATGCAGGGCAGAAACATCAACCTGGACGGTGTTGTTGGATACATAATACTTCAAG AGCAGCTGCGGGAGGCAACACGAACTTGGCCGCATTCAGATTTTCTGAGTCTCTCTCAGCGCGCAGCTGCCGTTTCTATGCTGAAGAGACTGAACAAGAGCCTTTCTACTGCCGTCCACGCTCTTCAGGAGACAGACCACAATTACTTCAAAG AATGGAGCTCCACAGACTCCTCGCTGGTTTATACCTCAGTGAGGTCTATGGAGTGCTACGATGAGCACCTGAGTGACAAGTGCATGACTCTGCTTCTAGGAACATG GAAAGACAATGGAACCCCATGTATTGTGACTAAGTCTTGTAGAGACACAATGACGCAGTTTGGATGTCCACACTATTCCCTGTCTCACCAGCTACTGTACTTCATGATAGGAACAATG AAAGGGTGCTCCAGAATGCTCAATGGGGACCTGAGATTGTCTCGTGTCAACATAACTGTGGAACATTATAAGAGAATCTTCTGCTCCAACATGATGAAAAGCAACCAGGATATTTTCAAGAATGGTCTTACTGGCCAAATGCAGGACATctttatagaaaaca ttcTTTTATGTGGTTTAGTGGGATTCTCAGACTTCTATAAACTGGATTGGTTGCAGTCTATTCTAACATGGCAAGATCAAGAAGTGGGATGTTTTGGCAAAGAAG AGGACATCTCCCAGGTCTTTGAGGAATTTTTGGATGCACCCCACAACCGGGTGAAAAGAAGGGAAAAAACACTGACAG ATGGCTGCTCAAGTCATATGACAGGAGTTGCAGTGAGCGCATTGGGAGGTTTTCTCAACTATTACCTTTCAGAGCAGGACATAACGAAGAGACCCTTAATTTAA
- the lg1h16orf89 gene encoding UPF0764 protein C16orf89 homolog isoform X1 codes for MWFPFLVLIFLSSTIDLSKQDVIDNILMSLSKGITYFEMQGRNINLDGVVGYIILQEQLREATRTWPHSDFLSLSQRAAAVSMLKRLNKSLSTAVHALQETDHNYFKEFEPILDSSFWSLPAEWSSTDSSLVYTSVRSMECYDEHLSDKCMTLLLGTWKDNGTPCIVTKSCRDTMTQFGCPHYSLSHQLLYFMIGTMKGCSRMLNGDLRLSRVNITVEHYKRIFCSNMMKSNQDIFKNGLTGQMQDIFIENILLCGLVGFSDFYKLDWLQSILTWQDQEVGCFGKEEDISQVFEEFLDAPHNRVKRREKTLTDGCSSHMTGVAVSALGGFLNYYLSEQDITKRPLI; via the exons ATGTGGTTTCCTTTCCTTGTACTTATTTTTCTCTCGTCTACAATTGATTTATCAAAGCAGGATGTGATTGATAACATACTTATGAGTTTATCCAAGGGAATCACATACTTTGAGATGCAGGGCAGAAACATCAACCTGGACGGTGTTGTTGGATACATAATACTTCAAG AGCAGCTGCGGGAGGCAACACGAACTTGGCCGCATTCAGATTTTCTGAGTCTCTCTCAGCGCGCAGCTGCCGTTTCTATGCTGAAGAGACTGAACAAGAGCCTTTCTACTGCCGTCCACGCTCTTCAGGAGACAGACCACAATTACTTCAAAG AGTTTGAGCCCATTTTGGACAGCTCCTTTTGGTCCCTGCCTGCAGAATGGAGCTCCACAGACTCCTCGCTGGTTTATACCTCAGTGAGGTCTATGGAGTGCTACGATGAGCACCTGAGTGACAAGTGCATGACTCTGCTTCTAGGAACATG GAAAGACAATGGAACCCCATGTATTGTGACTAAGTCTTGTAGAGACACAATGACGCAGTTTGGATGTCCACACTATTCCCTGTCTCACCAGCTACTGTACTTCATGATAGGAACAATG AAAGGGTGCTCCAGAATGCTCAATGGGGACCTGAGATTGTCTCGTGTCAACATAACTGTGGAACATTATAAGAGAATCTTCTGCTCCAACATGATGAAAAGCAACCAGGATATTTTCAAGAATGGTCTTACTGGCCAAATGCAGGACATctttatagaaaaca ttcTTTTATGTGGTTTAGTGGGATTCTCAGACTTCTATAAACTGGATTGGTTGCAGTCTATTCTAACATGGCAAGATCAAGAAGTGGGATGTTTTGGCAAAGAAG AGGACATCTCCCAGGTCTTTGAGGAATTTTTGGATGCACCCCACAACCGGGTGAAAAGAAGGGAAAAAACACTGACAG ATGGCTGCTCAAGTCATATGACAGGAGTTGCAGTGAGCGCATTGGGAGGTTTTCTCAACTATTACCTTTCAGAGCAGGACATAACGAAGAGACCCTTAATTTAA
- the LOC125276018 gene encoding beta-galactoside-binding lectin-like — translation MNGVIVQNMSFKVGQTLTVTGIPKADSTNFAINIGHSADDIALHLNPRFDAHGDHRTIVCNSFHGGNWCEEQRESSFPFNLNEDYQIKITFTNEDFLVTLPDGSEFHFPNRQGAEKYKYMHFDGEAKIYGFEIK, via the exons ATGAAC GGTGTGATTGTGCAGAATATGTCCTTCAAGGTGGGACAGACTTTGACTGTTACGGGAATCCCCAAGGCCGATTCTACAAA TTTTGCCATTAACATTGGTCACAGCGCTGATGACATCGCTCTACACTTGAACCCTCGTTTTGACGCCCATGGTGACCACCGCACTATAGTGTGCAATTCATTCCATGGTGGCAACTGGTGCGAGGAGCAGAGAGAGAGCAGCTTTCCATTTAATCTGAATGAGGATTACCAG ataaaaatcacattcaccAATGAGGATTTCCTGGTGACTCTTCCTGATGGTTCTGAATTTCACTTCCCTAACCGTCAAGGTGCTGAGAAGTACAAGTATATGCACTTTGATGGCGAGGCCAAGATCTATGGATTTGAAATCAAGTAG
- the lg1h16orf89 gene encoding UPF0764 protein C16orf89 homolog isoform X2 → MWFPFLVLIFLSSTIDLSKQDVIDNILMSLSKGITYFEMQGRNINLDGVVGYIILQEQLREATRTWPHSDFLSLSQRAAAVSMLKRLNKSLSTAVHALQETDHNYFKEFEPILDSSFWSLPAEWSSTDSSLVYTSVRSMECYDEHLSDKCMTLLLGTWKDNGTPCIVTKSCRDTMTQFGCPHYSLSHQLLYFMIGTMKGCSRMLNGDLRLSRVNITVEHYKRIFCSNMMKSNQDIFKNGLTGQMQDIFIENMGFSDFYKLDWLQSILTWQDQEVGCFGKEEDISQVFEEFLDAPHNRVKRREKTLTDGCSSHMTGVAVSALGGFLNYYLSEQDITKRPLI, encoded by the exons ATGTGGTTTCCTTTCCTTGTACTTATTTTTCTCTCGTCTACAATTGATTTATCAAAGCAGGATGTGATTGATAACATACTTATGAGTTTATCCAAGGGAATCACATACTTTGAGATGCAGGGCAGAAACATCAACCTGGACGGTGTTGTTGGATACATAATACTTCAAG AGCAGCTGCGGGAGGCAACACGAACTTGGCCGCATTCAGATTTTCTGAGTCTCTCTCAGCGCGCAGCTGCCGTTTCTATGCTGAAGAGACTGAACAAGAGCCTTTCTACTGCCGTCCACGCTCTTCAGGAGACAGACCACAATTACTTCAAAG AGTTTGAGCCCATTTTGGACAGCTCCTTTTGGTCCCTGCCTGCAGAATGGAGCTCCACAGACTCCTCGCTGGTTTATACCTCAGTGAGGTCTATGGAGTGCTACGATGAGCACCTGAGTGACAAGTGCATGACTCTGCTTCTAGGAACATG GAAAGACAATGGAACCCCATGTATTGTGACTAAGTCTTGTAGAGACACAATGACGCAGTTTGGATGTCCACACTATTCCCTGTCTCACCAGCTACTGTACTTCATGATAGGAACAATG AAAGGGTGCTCCAGAATGCTCAATGGGGACCTGAGATTGTCTCGTGTCAACATAACTGTGGAACATTATAAGAGAATCTTCTGCTCCAACATGATGAAAAGCAACCAGGATATTTTCAAGAATGGTCTTACTGGCCAAATGCAGGACATctttatagaaaaca TGGGATTCTCAGACTTCTATAAACTGGATTGGTTGCAGTCTATTCTAACATGGCAAGATCAAGAAGTGGGATGTTTTGGCAAAGAAG AGGACATCTCCCAGGTCTTTGAGGAATTTTTGGATGCACCCCACAACCGGGTGAAAAGAAGGGAAAAAACACTGACAG ATGGCTGCTCAAGTCATATGACAGGAGTTGCAGTGAGCGCATTGGGAGGTTTTCTCAACTATTACCTTTCAGAGCAGGACATAACGAAGAGACCCTTAATTTAA
- the alg1 gene encoding chitobiosyldiphosphodolichol beta-mannosyltransferase isoform X2, whose protein sequence is MADANAAVAVVTVSLVVLGLLSGLSLSWALLPVAVVVLIFVLASGLRGRDELAHLNVCVLVLGDIGRSPRMQYHALSLSRHGYSVTLIGFLVGPKIFRYISKVILQSFQLFYVLMKIEDQGYILMQNPPGLPAIAVTWVASRFRGNQFIIDWHNYGYTIMALTHGENHLIVKVAKWYEKLFGCFSDHNLCVTNAMREDLQKNWNIEATTLYDKPPSIFRETPLKLQHELFVRMGSVYSPFRPSCDVTKEHMELTAFTERNTQTGAVTRSAGRPALLISSTSWTEDEDFSILLQALEEYEKFVEEEDKLPSLVCVITGKGPQKEYYKKLIDSKEFQHVKICTPWLEAEDYPVLLGSADLGVCLHKSSSGLDLPMKVVDMFGCCLPVCAIHFQCLHELVKHEENGLIFKDSSELSEQLKLLFSDFPGDQGKLGIFRKNLRESGQQRWDENWDHNVLPLIKEHCD, encoded by the exons ATGGCGGATGCCAATGCGGCAGTAGCTGTAGTGACAGTTTCATTGGTTGTTTTAGGGTTATTATCAGGGTTAAGCTTGTCGTGGGCTCTTCTGCCAGTCGCTGTAGTGGTGCTTATTTTTGTACTAGCCAGTGGATTAAGGGGACGCGATGAACTTGCACATTTGAACGTTTGCGTGTTGGTGCTGGGAGATATAGGGCGCAGTCCTCGCATGCAGTATCATGCGCTCTCTCTCAGCAGACATGGATACAGTGTCACCTTAATTGGCTTTCTtg TTGGCCCAAAAATTTTCAGGTACATTTCAAAAGTGATACTCCAGTCTTTCCAGCTGTTCTATGTGTTGATGAAGATTGAGGACCAAGGCTATATCCTTATGCAG AACCCTCCTGGACTGCCAGCTATAGCAGTGACATGGGTGGCGAGTCGTTTCAGGGGAAACCAGTTCATCATAGACTGGCACAACTATGGATACACCATAATGGCTCTTACTCATGGAGAGAATCATCTAATTGTCAAGGTGGCAAAATG GTATGAGAAGCTCTTTGGATGTTTCTCGGATCATAACTTATGTGTCACTAATGCAATGAGGGAAGATCTTCAGAAGAACTGGAATATTGA GGCAACCACATTATATGACAAGCCACCCTCGATATTTAGAGAAACACCTTTGAAACTTCAACATGAGCTGTTTGTCAGAATGGGCAGTGTTTATTCACCATTTAGGCCTAG TTGTGATGTCACTAAAGAGCACATGGAACTGACAGCCTTTACAGAGCGTAACACTCAAACAGGTGCTGTGACGCGCTCTGCTGGACGACCTGCTCTGCTTATCAGCAGCACCAGCTGGACTG AGGATGAAGACTTTTCAATTCTTTTACAAGCCCTTGAag AGTATGAAAAGTTTGTTGAGGAAGAGGACAAACTTCCATCATTGGTCTGCGTGATTACAG GTAAAGGTCCTCAGAAGGAGTATTACAAGAAGCTGATTGACTCTAAAGAATTTCAACATGTCAAGATTTGCACTCCATGGCTGGAAGCAGAGGATTATCCAGTTTTACTTG GTTCGGCTGATCTTGGGGTATGCTTGCACAAATCATCCAGTGGTCTTGACCTTCCAATGAAAGTGGTTGACATGTTTGGATGTTGCCTGCCAGTCTGTGCCATACACTTTCAGTG CTTGCATGAGTTGGTGAAACATGAGGAAAACGGGCTCATTTTCAAAGACTCCAGCGAGCTGTCTGAACAGTTAAAG CTTCTGTTTTCAGACTTCCCTGGTGATCAGGGGAAACTGGGCATCTTCAGGAAGAATCTAAGGGAAAGTGGGCAGCAGCGCTGGGATGAGAACTGGGACCATAACGTTCTTCCGCTTATTAAAGAGCACTGCGACTGA
- the alg1 gene encoding chitobiosyldiphosphodolichol beta-mannosyltransferase isoform X1, which produces MADANAAVAVVTVSLVVLGLLSGLSLSWALLPVAVVVLIFVLASGLRGRDELAHLNVCVLVLGDIGRSPRMQYHALSLSRHGYSVTLIGFLGTKPHQDILEDDRIDILPISELKGLRVGPKIFRYISKVILQSFQLFYVLMKIEDQGYILMQNPPGLPAIAVTWVASRFRGNQFIIDWHNYGYTIMALTHGENHLIVKVAKWYEKLFGCFSDHNLCVTNAMREDLQKNWNIEATTLYDKPPSIFRETPLKLQHELFVRMGSVYSPFRPSCDVTKEHMELTAFTERNTQTGAVTRSAGRPALLISSTSWTEDEDFSILLQALEEYEKFVEEEDKLPSLVCVITGKGPQKEYYKKLIDSKEFQHVKICTPWLEAEDYPVLLGSADLGVCLHKSSSGLDLPMKVVDMFGCCLPVCAIHFQCLHELVKHEENGLIFKDSSELSEQLKLLFSDFPGDQGKLGIFRKNLRESGQQRWDENWDHNVLPLIKEHCD; this is translated from the exons ATGGCGGATGCCAATGCGGCAGTAGCTGTAGTGACAGTTTCATTGGTTGTTTTAGGGTTATTATCAGGGTTAAGCTTGTCGTGGGCTCTTCTGCCAGTCGCTGTAGTGGTGCTTATTTTTGTACTAGCCAGTGGATTAAGGGGACGCGATGAACTTGCACATTTGAACGTTTGCGTGTTGGTGCTGGGAGATATAGGGCGCAGTCCTCGCATGCAGTATCATGCGCTCTCTCTCAGCAGACATGGATACAGTGTCACCTTAATTGGCTTTCTtg GTACTAAACCTCATCAAGACATTCTTGAAGATGACAGGATAGACATACTTCCAATTTCAGAACTAAAGGGGCTTAGAG TTGGCCCAAAAATTTTCAGGTACATTTCAAAAGTGATACTCCAGTCTTTCCAGCTGTTCTATGTGTTGATGAAGATTGAGGACCAAGGCTATATCCTTATGCAG AACCCTCCTGGACTGCCAGCTATAGCAGTGACATGGGTGGCGAGTCGTTTCAGGGGAAACCAGTTCATCATAGACTGGCACAACTATGGATACACCATAATGGCTCTTACTCATGGAGAGAATCATCTAATTGTCAAGGTGGCAAAATG GTATGAGAAGCTCTTTGGATGTTTCTCGGATCATAACTTATGTGTCACTAATGCAATGAGGGAAGATCTTCAGAAGAACTGGAATATTGA GGCAACCACATTATATGACAAGCCACCCTCGATATTTAGAGAAACACCTTTGAAACTTCAACATGAGCTGTTTGTCAGAATGGGCAGTGTTTATTCACCATTTAGGCCTAG TTGTGATGTCACTAAAGAGCACATGGAACTGACAGCCTTTACAGAGCGTAACACTCAAACAGGTGCTGTGACGCGCTCTGCTGGACGACCTGCTCTGCTTATCAGCAGCACCAGCTGGACTG AGGATGAAGACTTTTCAATTCTTTTACAAGCCCTTGAag AGTATGAAAAGTTTGTTGAGGAAGAGGACAAACTTCCATCATTGGTCTGCGTGATTACAG GTAAAGGTCCTCAGAAGGAGTATTACAAGAAGCTGATTGACTCTAAAGAATTTCAACATGTCAAGATTTGCACTCCATGGCTGGAAGCAGAGGATTATCCAGTTTTACTTG GTTCGGCTGATCTTGGGGTATGCTTGCACAAATCATCCAGTGGTCTTGACCTTCCAATGAAAGTGGTTGACATGTTTGGATGTTGCCTGCCAGTCTGTGCCATACACTTTCAGTG CTTGCATGAGTTGGTGAAACATGAGGAAAACGGGCTCATTTTCAAAGACTCCAGCGAGCTGTCTGAACAGTTAAAG CTTCTGTTTTCAGACTTCCCTGGTGATCAGGGGAAACTGGGCATCTTCAGGAAGAATCTAAGGGAAAGTGGGCAGCAGCGCTGGGATGAGAACTGGGACCATAACGTTCTTCCGCTTATTAAAGAGCACTGCGACTGA
- the eef2kmt gene encoding protein-lysine N-methyltransferase EEF2KMT, with translation MKVEEEEGMGHKTRKDVIHTFQVNFFAMGHLNAFPWDFLDKELTTSETSDIIIDILQKTCLHPICLKNPPSLKYRRRFLRELIKRHETIAAEPLDVLYEALGELMFAQEEDLCYKTYLLPTGDAVSLAENVALISQGTTGLVTWEAALYLAEWALENTHIFKSKTVLELGSGIGLTGIVVCRSSSPTKYIFSDCHQTVLQRLKDNITNCLTNSDSNSASVSVEELDWENVSDEQLQRIQANTIIAADVVYDPDVIACLVKLLSRLLKDKVQENHPDVYIASAVRNPQTYDCFKKELERAGLRHVILKDSVTQVFPYNRASTIEMTKIYV, from the exons ATGAAAGTTGAAGAGGAGGAAGGAATGGGCCATAAAACTAGAAAAGACGTTATACACACCTTTCAAGTGAACTTCTTCGCTATGGgtcatttaaatgcatttccATGGGAT tttttagACAAAGAACTTacaacttcagaaacttcagaCATCATAATAGACATTCTTCAGAAG aCATGTTTGCATCCCATTTGTCTCAAGAATCCCCCCTCTTTAAAGTACAGAAGACGCTTCCTAAGAGAATTGATAAAAAGG CATGAGACGATAGCCGCTGAACCTTTGGATGTACTGTATGAAGCACTAGGAGAACTCATGTTTGCTCAGGAGGAGGACTTGTGCTACAAAACCTACTTACTG CCAACAGGAGATGCAGTTAGTCTAGCAGAGAACGTGGCCCTCATCTCTCAGGGCACCACCGGTCTGGTTACCTGGGAGGCTGCCTTGTACCTGGCTGAATGGGCTCTGGAAAATACACACATCTTCAAAAGCAA GACAGTGCTAGAGCTGGGCAGTGGAATTGGACTTACAGGCATTGTAGTATGTCGGTCATCCAGCCCAACCAAATACATCTTCAGCGACTGCCATCAAACTGTGCTTCAGAGGCTGAAGGACAATATCACAAACTGCTTAACTAACTCTGACAGCAACAGTGCGTCAGTGAGCGTGGAGGAACTGGACTGGGAAAATGTGTCTGACGAGCAGCTGCAAAGAATACAGGCCAACACCATCATTGCTGCAG ATGTGGTGTACGATCCTGATGTAATTGCTTGTTTGGTGAAGCTGCTGAGCAGGCTTCTGAAAGACAAAGTTCAAGAAAACCATCCTGATGTTTACATTGCATCTGCTGTACGTAACCCACAGACGTATGACTGTTTCAAGAAAGAATTAG AAAGAGCTGGACTGAGACATGTCATCTTGAAAGATTCTGTTACTCAAGTATTTCCATACAACCGAGCCTCTACTATAGAAATGACCAAAATATATGTATGA